From Micromonospora echinospora, one genomic window encodes:
- a CDS encoding error-prone DNA polymerase, with amino-acid sequence MSFHNPKLPWSELERVLSGRSGGDGRPGERHLHVVDPLAVNGDGGDAPAWTRNRPHYEPPELTRPDGVVPYAELHAHTNFSFLDGASHPEELAEEAARLGLTALAVTDHDGFYGVVRFAEAARALALPTVVGAELSLDLPGPQNGEPDPLGRHLLLLAHGPEGYARLAATISRAQLRGGEKGRPVYGPLEEVAEGLRDHVLVLTGCRKGHVPAALLTAGVDAAARELDRLAALFGPDTVAVELTDHGHPVDADRNDALAELAAVAGLPTVATNNVHYATPGRRRLATALAAVRARRSLDEIDGWLPAAGTAHLRSGAEMAARFTAYPGAVARAAEFGRELAFDLQLVAPQLPAYPVPAGHTEMSWLRHLTEQGARERYGPRAAHPEAYAQLDHELNMIEKLGFPGYFLVVYDIVAFCREQDIYCQGRGSAANSAVCYALRITNVDAVRHRLLFERFLAPERDGPPDIDVDIESDRREEVIQHVYARYGREHTAQVANVISYRPRSAVRDVAKAFGFSPGQQDAWSKQIDRWGSVAAVDVEGIPEQVVAYANELQTFPRHLGIHSGGMVICDRPVIEVCPVEWGRMPGRSVLQWDKDDCAAVGLVKFDLLGLGMLSALHYGYDMIGMSLDLGDMSLDDPEVYDMLCRADSVGVFQVESRAQMATLPRLKPRCFYDLVVEVALIRPGPIQGGSVHPYIRRKNGQEPVTYPHPLMRNALEKTLGVPLFQEQLMQLAIDLAGFDAAGADQLRRAMGAKRSAERMARIAERLYAGMAERGITGELADDVYRKLSAFASYGFPESHAMSFAYLVYASSWLKRYHPAPFLAALLNAQPMGFYSPQTLVEDARRHGVEVRRPDVNASGAKATLESTPETRWGSGPGEPPHAWGLGGPAVRLGLSSVRTLGDGVAERIEAERAHGPYRDMPDLARRVGLTAAQLEALATADAFAGFGLTRREALWAAGAAAQERPDRLPGTVTGVTAPTLPGMDAVDRLVADVWATGLSPESHPARFLRDRLDALGAVPIARLGRVEPGRRIRVGGIVTHRQRPATAGGVTFLNLEDETAMLNVSCSPGLWQRYRRVAKTSNALVVRGILHRHEGVTSLTADRLDPIDAPVTPASRDFR; translated from the coding sequence GTGAGTTTCCACAATCCGAAGCTGCCCTGGTCGGAGCTGGAGCGGGTGCTCTCCGGGCGGTCCGGCGGCGACGGCCGCCCCGGGGAACGGCACCTGCACGTGGTGGATCCCCTCGCCGTCAACGGCGACGGCGGGGACGCCCCCGCCTGGACCCGGAACCGCCCGCACTACGAGCCGCCCGAGCTGACCCGTCCCGACGGCGTGGTGCCCTACGCGGAGCTGCACGCGCACACCAACTTCAGCTTCCTCGACGGGGCCAGTCACCCGGAGGAACTGGCCGAGGAAGCCGCCCGGCTCGGGCTCACCGCGCTAGCCGTCACCGACCACGACGGCTTCTACGGAGTGGTCCGCTTCGCCGAGGCGGCCCGCGCCCTGGCGCTGCCCACTGTCGTCGGCGCGGAACTCTCCCTCGACCTGCCCGGCCCGCAGAACGGCGAACCGGACCCGCTCGGCCGTCACCTGCTGCTGCTCGCGCACGGCCCCGAGGGGTACGCCCGGCTCGCCGCCACCATCTCCCGGGCCCAACTGCGCGGCGGCGAGAAGGGCCGCCCGGTCTACGGCCCGCTGGAAGAGGTCGCCGAAGGGCTGCGTGACCACGTCCTGGTGCTCACCGGCTGCCGCAAGGGGCACGTGCCGGCGGCCCTGCTCACCGCCGGGGTCGACGCCGCCGCCCGGGAGCTGGACCGGCTGGCCGCCCTGTTCGGCCCGGACACGGTCGCGGTGGAGCTGACCGACCACGGGCACCCGGTCGACGCCGACCGCAACGACGCCCTCGCCGAGCTGGCCGCCGTCGCCGGCCTGCCCACGGTCGCCACCAACAACGTGCACTACGCGACGCCGGGGCGGCGTCGGCTGGCCACCGCGCTCGCCGCCGTACGGGCGCGGCGCAGCCTGGACGAGATCGACGGGTGGCTGCCCGCCGCCGGCACCGCGCACCTGCGCAGCGGGGCCGAGATGGCCGCCCGGTTCACCGCCTACCCGGGGGCGGTGGCGCGGGCCGCCGAGTTCGGCCGGGAACTCGCCTTCGACCTCCAGCTCGTCGCGCCGCAGCTACCGGCGTACCCGGTGCCGGCCGGGCACACCGAGATGAGCTGGCTGCGCCACCTCACCGAGCAGGGCGCGCGGGAACGCTACGGGCCGCGCGCGGCACACCCTGAGGCGTACGCGCAGCTCGACCACGAACTGAACATGATCGAGAAGCTCGGCTTCCCCGGCTACTTCCTGGTGGTCTACGACATCGTCGCGTTCTGCCGGGAGCAGGACATCTACTGCCAGGGGCGGGGCTCGGCGGCCAACTCGGCGGTCTGCTACGCGCTGCGGATCACCAACGTGGACGCCGTCCGGCACCGGCTGCTCTTCGAACGTTTCCTCGCCCCCGAGCGCGACGGCCCACCCGACATCGACGTGGACATCGAGTCCGACCGCCGGGAGGAGGTCATCCAGCACGTCTACGCCCGGTACGGCCGGGAGCACACCGCCCAGGTCGCCAACGTCATCTCGTACCGGCCCCGCTCGGCGGTGCGGGACGTGGCGAAGGCGTTCGGTTTCTCCCCCGGTCAGCAGGACGCCTGGAGCAAGCAGATCGACCGTTGGGGGTCGGTCGCCGCCGTCGACGTCGAGGGCATCCCCGAGCAGGTGGTGGCGTACGCCAACGAACTCCAGACCTTCCCGAGGCACCTGGGCATCCACTCCGGCGGCATGGTGATCTGCGACCGTCCGGTGATCGAGGTCTGCCCGGTGGAGTGGGGGCGGATGCCCGGCCGCAGCGTCCTCCAGTGGGACAAGGACGACTGCGCGGCGGTCGGCCTGGTCAAGTTCGACCTGCTCGGCCTCGGCATGCTGTCGGCCCTGCACTACGGGTACGACATGATCGGCATGAGCCTGGACCTGGGTGACATGTCGCTGGACGACCCCGAGGTCTACGACATGCTCTGCCGGGCCGACTCGGTCGGCGTGTTCCAGGTGGAGAGCCGCGCCCAGATGGCCACCCTGCCGAGGCTGAAACCCCGCTGCTTCTACGACCTGGTGGTCGAGGTGGCGCTGATCCGGCCCGGCCCAATCCAGGGCGGCTCGGTGCACCCGTACATCCGGCGCAAGAACGGCCAGGAGCCGGTGACCTACCCGCACCCGCTGATGCGCAACGCGCTGGAGAAGACCCTCGGCGTGCCGCTGTTCCAGGAGCAGCTCATGCAGCTCGCCATCGACCTGGCCGGCTTCGACGCGGCCGGGGCCGACCAGCTGCGCCGGGCGATGGGGGCGAAACGCTCGGCGGAACGGATGGCCCGGATCGCCGAGCGGCTCTACGCCGGCATGGCCGAACGCGGCATCACCGGCGAGCTGGCCGACGACGTCTACCGCAAGCTCTCCGCCTTCGCCAGCTACGGCTTCCCGGAGAGCCATGCGATGAGCTTCGCCTACCTGGTGTACGCCAGCTCCTGGCTCAAGCGCTACCACCCGGCCCCGTTCCTGGCGGCCCTGCTCAACGCCCAGCCGATGGGCTTCTACTCGCCGCAGACCCTGGTCGAGGACGCCCGCCGGCACGGCGTCGAGGTACGCCGTCCGGACGTCAACGCCAGCGGGGCGAAGGCCACCCTGGAGTCCACGCCGGAGACCCGGTGGGGGAGCGGGCCGGGGGAGCCCCCGCACGCCTGGGGGCTGGGCGGCCCGGCCGTCCGGCTGGGCCTGTCGAGCGTACGTACCCTCGGCGACGGGGTGGCCGAGCGGATCGAGGCCGAACGCGCGCACGGACCGTACCGGGACATGCCGGATCTGGCCCGGCGGGTCGGTCTCACCGCCGCCCAGTTGGAGGCCCTGGCCACCGCGGACGCCTTCGCCGGTTTCGGGCTGACCCGGCGGGAGGCGCTCTGGGCGGCCGGCGCGGCGGCCCAGGAGCGGCCCGACCGGCTGCCCGGCACGGTGACCGGCGTGACCGCGCCCACCCTGCCCGGCATGGACGCGGTGGACCGCCTGGTCGCCGACGTCTGGGCGACCGGCCTCTCCCCGGAGAGCCACCCGGCCCGCTTCCTCCGGGACCGGCTGGACGCGCTCGGCGCGGTGCCGATCGCCCGGCTCGGCCGGGTCGAACCGGGTCGGCGGATCCGGGTCGGCGGCATCGTCACCCACCGGCAGCGCCCCGCCACGGCCGGCGGGGTGACCTTCCTCAACCTGGAGGACGAGACCGCCATGCTCAACGTCAGTTGCTCACCGGGGCTCTGGCAGCGCTACCGGCGGGTGGCGAAGACGAGCAACGCCCTGGTGGTCCGGGGCATCCTGCACCGGCACGAGGGGGTCACCAGCCTCACCGCCGACCGCCTCGACCCGATCGACGCCCCGGTCACGCCCGCCTCCCGCGACTTCCGCTGA
- a CDS encoding helix-turn-helix transcriptional regulator, with translation MDRGPGLLMGPYEIAQRLGVSRQRFQQLARYPTFPKPYQELRGMKVWLAEDIEQWISKYRQPRPTEDDTPG, from the coding sequence ATGGACCGTGGGCCCGGCCTCCTGATGGGGCCGTACGAGATCGCTCAGCGCCTGGGTGTCTCGCGGCAGCGGTTCCAGCAGCTCGCCAGGTATCCCACCTTCCCGAAGCCTTACCAGGAGCTTCGTGGCATGAAGGTGTGGCTGGCCGAGGACATCGAGCAGTGGATCAGTAAGTACCGCCAACCCCGTCCGACCGAGGACGACACTCCGGGCTGA
- a CDS encoding methyltransferase domain-containing protein, with product MEQTRGRFTGPPLTPRTAVIWSVLRAELDRRGDEELTVLDVGGGTGGFAVPLAHAGHRVTVVDASPDALAALTRRAADAGVGDRVHAVQGDGDALAGLVEPASVDLVLCHAVLEVVDDPAPVVASLATALRPGGAASVLVAGRAAAVLGRAMNGHLTAAATLAADPCGSTGSRDTLRRRYDADTAAALLRAAGLAVEEIHGVRVLADLLPAAVADGQPAALLELERALAAQPPYRDLAAQLHLFARRPAGPSDRSVRPPA from the coding sequence GTGGAGCAGACACGAGGCCGGTTCACCGGGCCGCCGCTGACCCCCCGTACCGCCGTCATCTGGTCGGTGCTCCGAGCCGAACTGGATCGTCGCGGCGACGAGGAGTTGACCGTGCTCGACGTCGGCGGCGGCACCGGCGGGTTCGCCGTGCCGCTGGCCCACGCCGGGCACCGGGTGACCGTGGTCGACGCCAGCCCGGACGCGCTCGCCGCGCTGACCCGGCGGGCCGCCGACGCCGGGGTCGGCGACCGGGTGCACGCGGTGCAGGGCGACGGCGACGCGCTCGCCGGCCTGGTCGAGCCGGCCAGCGTCGACCTGGTGCTCTGCCACGCCGTCCTGGAGGTGGTGGACGACCCGGCACCGGTGGTGGCGTCGCTGGCCACCGCGCTGCGTCCGGGCGGCGCGGCGAGCGTGCTGGTCGCCGGGCGGGCCGCCGCGGTGCTCGGCCGGGCGATGAACGGCCACCTGACGGCCGCGGCGACCCTCGCCGCCGATCCCTGCGGCAGCACCGGCTCCCGGGACACCCTGCGCCGACGCTACGACGCCGACACCGCCGCCGCGCTGCTGCGCGCCGCCGGGCTCGCCGTCGAGGAGATCCACGGGGTACGCGTCCTCGCCGACCTGCTTCCGGCGGCGGTCGCGGACGGTCAGCCGGCCGCCCTGCTGGAGCTGGAACGGGCCCTGGCGGCGCAGCCGCCCTACCGTGACCTCGCCGCCCAGCTGCACCTCTTCGCCCGTCGGCCGGCGGGCCCGTCCGACCGGTCCGTCCGGCCCCCGGCATGA
- a CDS encoding alkaline phosphatase family protein codes for MTGASSPDVTGPLDPVAPRYGSGSLADVLPSALAVLGVPGSPDPLGLTADLDGIRRVAVLLVDGLGWYQIPTARPYAPTLFGLHALLGRRLTAGFPSTTPVSLVSLGTGAAPGAHGVLGFRVRLPETDRLLSHIEWGREPEPRHWQPVPTQLERARAAGVSVTVVSRPEYDGSGLTVAANRGGDYRGAAGADAVATEMLAALTAGDGPTLVSGYHPDLDRQGHLHGVDSPPWRIAAAEVDRLLARLVDGLPGDAALLVTADHGQLNVPEDRRVDLDADPRLLAGVRVVAGEPRVRYLHVAPGAVPDVVDTWSAVLGDAARVLTRDEAVATGWFGPVPESHLQRIGDVVVVCRDTWVVVATRSEHPMESRLVGYHGADTATEMTIPLLVVRG; via the coding sequence ATGACCGGAGCGTCGAGTCCGGACGTCACCGGACCGCTGGACCCGGTCGCCCCCCGGTACGGTTCGGGCAGCCTCGCCGACGTGTTGCCCAGCGCGTTGGCCGTGCTCGGCGTGCCCGGCAGCCCCGACCCGCTGGGCCTCACCGCCGACCTCGACGGGATCCGCCGGGTGGCCGTGCTGCTCGTCGACGGTCTCGGCTGGTATCAGATCCCCACCGCGCGCCCGTACGCCCCGACCCTGTTCGGGCTCCACGCCCTGCTCGGCCGGCGGCTCACCGCCGGCTTCCCGTCGACCACCCCGGTCAGCCTGGTGAGTCTGGGCACCGGGGCGGCTCCCGGCGCGCACGGGGTGCTCGGCTTCCGGGTCCGGCTGCCGGAGACCGACCGGCTGCTCAGCCACATCGAGTGGGGCCGGGAGCCGGAGCCGCGGCACTGGCAGCCCGTCCCCACCCAGCTCGAACGGGCCCGCGCGGCCGGGGTGTCGGTGACCGTCGTCAGCCGTCCCGAGTACGACGGCAGCGGCCTGACCGTGGCCGCGAACCGGGGCGGCGACTACCGGGGCGCGGCCGGGGCAGATGCGGTCGCCACCGAGATGCTGGCCGCGCTCACCGCCGGGGACGGGCCCACCCTGGTCTCCGGCTACCACCCCGACCTGGACCGGCAGGGCCACCTGCACGGGGTGGACTCGCCGCCCTGGCGGATCGCCGCCGCCGAGGTCGACCGGCTGCTGGCCCGCCTGGTCGACGGTCTGCCCGGTGACGCCGCCCTGCTGGTCACCGCCGACCACGGGCAGTTGAACGTCCCCGAGGACCGCCGCGTCGACCTGGACGCCGATCCCCGGCTGCTGGCCGGGGTGCGGGTGGTGGCCGGCGAGCCGAGGGTCCGCTACCTGCACGTGGCGCCCGGCGCGGTCCCCGACGTGGTGGACACCTGGTCGGCGGTGCTCGGCGACGCCGCCCGGGTGCTGACCCGCGACGAGGCGGTGGCGACCGGCTGGTTCGGGCCGGTGCCGGAGTCCCACCTCCAGCGGATCGGTGACGTGGTGGTGGTCTGCCGGGACACCTGGGTGGTCGTGGCCACCCGCTCGGAGCACCCGATGGAGTCGCGGCTGGTCGGCTACCACGGCGCGGACACCGCCACCGAGATGACCATCCCCCTGCTGGTGGTCCGCGGCTGA
- a CDS encoding sulfite exporter TauE/SafE family protein — translation MLLLIVAFGIVLLGAFAQSVSGFGFALVAVPLLATVIDPRTAVVVTALTNIWLTVVAATRDHRHVRWRMTGVLTAAALVGVPIGLLVLVTLPERLLSALIAVVVLGCVVLVWSGARLRTGAVGIGAVGVLVGVLTAATGTNGPPLVAAFHSLGYDPRTFRATLAAVFSSAGLMALAGFALAGRIDAEVLRLSLAALPAVPLGWWLGNLVFDRIAPAVFRRIVLVGLLGSAGAALAAVAA, via the coding sequence GTGCTTCTCCTGATCGTCGCCTTCGGCATCGTGCTCCTCGGCGCCTTCGCCCAGTCGGTGAGCGGCTTCGGGTTCGCCCTGGTGGCCGTGCCCCTGCTGGCCACGGTCATCGACCCGCGTACCGCGGTGGTGGTGACCGCGCTGACCAACATCTGGCTGACCGTGGTCGCCGCCACCCGGGACCACCGGCATGTGCGCTGGCGGATGACCGGCGTGCTGACCGCTGCCGCCCTGGTCGGTGTGCCGATCGGCCTGCTGGTCCTGGTGACCCTCCCGGAGCGGCTGCTCAGCGCGCTGATCGCGGTCGTCGTGCTCGGCTGCGTCGTGCTGGTCTGGTCGGGCGCACGGCTGCGCACCGGGGCGGTCGGCATCGGCGCGGTCGGCGTCCTGGTCGGGGTGCTCACCGCCGCCACCGGCACGAACGGGCCGCCGCTGGTCGCCGCCTTCCACTCCCTCGGCTACGACCCGCGCACCTTCCGGGCCACCCTGGCGGCGGTCTTCTCCAGTGCCGGGCTGATGGCGCTGGCCGGGTTCGCCCTGGCCGGCCGGATCGACGCCGAGGTGCTGCGGCTGAGCCTGGCGGCGCTACCCGCCGTGCCGCTCGGCTGGTGGCTGGGAAACTTGGTGTTCGACCGGATCGCCCCGGCGGTGTTCCGCCGGATCGTCCTGGTCGGACTGCTCGGCAGTGCGGGCGCGGCCCTCGCCGCCGTCGCCGCCTGA